Proteins encoded together in one Cicer arietinum cultivar CDC Frontier isolate Library 1 chromosome 4, Cicar.CDCFrontier_v2.0, whole genome shotgun sequence window:
- the LOC101500107 gene encoding uncharacterized protein, whose product MAKINKNTNTTQYSKSKTSIFLCCFRSHLPNKPSTIKETNSIPKQKRSSWFSWRRIRIKTKSTSKTVPLEASFSNVKAQYSKSRSKSTILHGKKSQAPATNPPPSTQPPTVLPSTPYYTPTQTRHGPNPNNNIAEDHTREQRPKRQDRRLSSTIKTKTTSKNLKNARSSYDSIVGMSVLVVTLVIMIFWGRFCAILCTSAWLYFIPRLRNNVVVNDDDIGPKVKSNDIVDLDSEEYKKKVIMEGLLGRNNRGNI is encoded by the exons atggccaaaatcaacaaaaacacAAATACTACTCaatattcaaaatcaaaaacttctatttttctttgttgttttagATCCCACTTACCAAATAAACCCTCAACGATTAAAGAGACTAACTCTATTCCAAAGCAAAAGAGAAGTAGTTGGTTTTCATGGAGAAGGATTCGAATTAAAACAAAGTCAACGTCCAAAACGGTGCCGCTTGAAGCTTCATTCTCTAATGTTAAAGCTCAATATTCAAAGTCTCGGTCAAAGTCAACAATTCTTCATGGTAAAAAGTCTCAAGCTCCGGCAACCAACCCTCCACCGTCAACTCAGCCGCCTACGGTGCTCCCCTCCACTCCATATTATACACCCACCCAG ACAAGGCACGGTCCAAATCCGAACAATAACATTGCAGAGGATCACACGCGCGAACAACGACCAAAACGACAGGATCGGAGGCTGTCGTCTACAATAAAAACCAAAACGACATCAAAGAACCTAAAAAACGCGCGAAGCTCGTACGATTCTATAGTTGGAATGTCCGTACTAGTTGTAACATTAGTGATAATGATATTTTGGGGTCGTTTTTGTGCCATCCTTTGCACTTCTGCTTGGTTGTATTTTATCCCTCGTTTAAGGAATAATGTTGTTGTAAACGACGATGATATTGGTCCCAAAGTGAAGTCAAACgacatcgtggatttagattcGGAGGAGTATAAGAAAAAAGTGATTATGGAAGGACTTCTTGGGAGAAATAATCGAGGTAACATATGA
- the LOC101503517 gene encoding uncharacterized protein gives MDPIKYIFENHILTRRIARWQILLSEYDFVYVTHNDIKGSALVEYLAQQPVEGYQSMPCEFPDEGIMTFFKDTESPDKEKWTLVFGGASNALGHGIGAILISLENQLIPFTARLCFNCTNNIAKYEACAIGIETIVESKVKILEVYGDLLLVIHQTKGE, from the coding sequence atggacccaattaagtacatctttgaAAATCATATTCTTACTAGAAGGATTGCCCGTTGGCAGATATTATTATCAGAATACGACTTCGTATATGTTACACATAACGATATCAAAGGAAGTGCACTAGTTGAGTATTTGGCCCAACAACCTGTAGAAGGTTATCAATCAATGCCGTGTGAATTTCCCGATGAAGGCATAATGACTTTTTTCAAAGATACTGAATCACCCGACAAAGAGAAATGGACGTTGGTGTTTGGTGGTGCTTCTAATGCAttagggcatggaattggagccattttgatttccctaGAGAACCAATTAATTCCATTTACGGCTAGATTGTGTTTtaattgcacaaacaatattgcaaAATATGAGGCATGTGCTATTGGCATTGAAACAATTGTTGAATCAAAGGTAAAaattcttgaggtatatggagacttaTTGTTGGTGATCCATCAGACGAAAGGAGAGTAG